A part of Brassica rapa cultivar Chiifu-401-42 chromosome A05, CAAS_Brap_v3.01, whole genome shotgun sequence genomic DNA contains:
- the LOC103870673 gene encoding auxin-induced in root cultures protein 12, giving the protein MASHSSLLIVLAVACFVSLISPAVSQTCSTQNILTTQKTPFQTCLDLPVLDSYLHYTYNETNSSLSIAFVATPARPSGWVAWAINPTGTGMAGSQAFVALRSGPGVAPVVKTYNISSYSTLVQGKLAFDFWDLRTEALTGNRVVIHTSVKVPAGEDSVNQVWQIGGNVTNGRIGIHPFTPSNLKSTAVLRFSGSDPPASAPGGGASTTPGQAGGPGNAGSMTTRVNFGVSLGVLVLLGSIFIL; this is encoded by the coding sequence ATGGCTTCTCATTCCTCTCTTCTTATTGTCTTAGCCGTTGCTTGTTTCGTTTCTCTCATCTCACCGGCGGTTTCACAAACTTGCTCTACACAGAACATACTCACCACCCAGAAAACTCCCTTTCAGACTTGCCTAGACCTTCCCGTACTCGACTCCTACCTCCACTACACTTACAATGAAACCAACTCATCTCTCTCCATCGCATTTGTCGCCACTCCAGCTCGACCCAGCGGCTGGGTCGCTTGGGCTATCAACCCCACGGGGACTGGAATGGCCGGGTCTCAAGCCTTTGTAGCACTCAGATCCGGACCCGGTGTGGCTCCCGTCGTGAAGACGTACAACATCAGTAGCTATAGTACTCTCGTCCAAGGAAAACTCGCCTTCGACTTTTGGGATCTACGCACCGAAGCCTTGACCGGGAACAGAGTCGTGATTCACACGTCGGTTAAGGTTCCGGCGGGAGAGGATAGCGTGAACCAGGTGTGGCAGATCGGCGGGAATGTGACCAACGGCCGTATTGGAATTCATCCTTTTACTCCGTCAAATTTGAAATCTACAGCCGTGCTGAGATTTAGTGGCTCTGACCCTCCCGCCTCTGCTCCGGGAGGTGGCGCCTCGACCACTCCCGGACAGGCGGGAGGTCCAGGGAACGCAGGTTCTATGACGACACGTGTAAACTTTGGGGTCAGTTTGGGAGTTTTGGTTTTGTTGGgtagtatatttattttgtga